A single genomic interval of Helianthus annuus cultivar XRQ/B chromosome 13, HanXRQr2.0-SUNRISE, whole genome shotgun sequence harbors:
- the LOC110899605 gene encoding haloacid dehalogenase-like hydrolase domain-containing protein Sgpp — translation MTAGEISEKSKAAFKALAPLEAVLFDVDGTLCDTDPIHLIAFQEMLKEIGFNGGVPIDEEYFIQNIAGKHNDDIAATLFPDDIERGLKFCVDKEAYFRKLVKEKVEPIKGLYKLTKWVEDNGLKRAAVTNAPRPNAELMISTLGLTDFFHHVIIGDECERAKPAPDPYLKAIELLNVSKDHTFICEDSTSGIKAGVAAGMPVVGLTTRNPEQMLMTANPTLLVKNYEDPKLWACLEGLGKKAGDA, via the exons ATGACAGCAGGCGAAATCTCAGAGAAAAG CAAAGCTGCATTTAAAGCACTTGCTCCACTTGAAGCAGTCTTATTTGACGTTGATGGAACTCTTTGTGATACAGATCCAATCCACCTCATTGCTTTTCAAGAAATGCTTAAAGAG ATCGGTTTCAATGGTGGGGTTCCAATAGACGAAGAATATTTCATTCAGAATATTGCCGGAAAACATAACGATGACATCGCAGCTACCCTTTTCCCTGACGATATCGAAAGGGGATTAAAATTTTGTGTAGATAAAGAAGCGTATTTTAGGAA ATTGGTGAAGGAAAAGGTTGAGCCCATAAAGGGTCTATACAAACTAACAAAATGGGTTGAAGATAACGGGTTGAAACGGGCTGCTGTTACCAATGCTCCTAGACCAAACGCTGAGCTCATGATCTCGACTCTCGGTCTTACTGATTTCTTCCATCATGTTATCATTGGTGATGAGTGTGAACGGGCCAAACCAGCACCCGACCCTTACCTTAAGGCTATCGAACTTCTCAATGTTTCAAAAGATCACACATTCATCTGTGAG GATTCGACTTCCGGGATAAAGGCTGGTGTTGCGGCTGGAATGCCAGTTGTCGGCTTAACAACTAGAAATCCAGAACAAATGCTCATGACAGCAAACCCGACACTTCTTGTTAAAAACTATGAAGACCCGAAACTGTGGGCATGTTTAGAAGGGCTTGGTAAAAAGGCAGGTGACGCTTGA